A region of Kribbella sp. NBC_01245 DNA encodes the following proteins:
- a CDS encoding WhiB family transcriptional regulator, translated as MSTRKPPAGTVTKAPPGLPYPLLENWSWQDDAACQDVNPELFFPAEAERGLRKHAREVLAKSLCGTCPVSRQCRDHALVVGETYGVWGGTTEDERGHLATARR; from the coding sequence ATGAGCACCCGCAAGCCGCCGGCCGGGACCGTCACGAAGGCACCGCCCGGGCTCCCGTATCCGCTGCTGGAGAACTGGTCGTGGCAGGACGACGCGGCGTGCCAGGACGTCAATCCCGAGCTCTTCTTCCCGGCCGAGGCCGAGCGCGGTTTGCGCAAACACGCACGCGAGGTGCTGGCCAAGTCGCTCTGCGGTACCTGCCCGGTCTCGCGCCAATGCCGTGACCACGCCCTCGTCGTCGGCGAGACGTACGGCGTCTGGGGTGGCACCACCGAGGACGAGCGAGGCCACCTAGCCACCGCCAGACGTTAG
- a CDS encoding PaaI family thioesterase, producing the protein MELTLDVAREVLAAQPFSVLLGARLTAFGSLAATLEIDVRPELLQQNGYLHGGVLAYAADNAITFAAGTALGPAVLTGGVTITYLAPGAGITLRAEAEVEHANSRQAACVCRLSMLSADGTVTLCALAQGTVRTVKL; encoded by the coding sequence ATGGAGCTGACTCTCGACGTAGCCCGCGAGGTGCTGGCGGCACAACCGTTTAGCGTGTTGCTCGGAGCAAGGCTCACCGCCTTCGGGAGCTTGGCTGCCACGCTCGAGATCGACGTACGGCCTGAGCTGCTTCAGCAGAACGGCTATCTGCACGGCGGCGTGCTCGCTTATGCGGCCGACAACGCCATCACCTTCGCCGCTGGTACCGCGCTCGGGCCAGCCGTTCTGACTGGCGGTGTGACGATCACCTACCTGGCGCCCGGCGCGGGGATCACCCTGCGCGCCGAGGCCGAGGTGGAACACGCGAACTCCCGGCAGGCGGCGTGCGTCTGCCGGCTGTCCATGCTCAGCGCTGACGGGACGGTCACCCTCTGCGCGCTCGCTCAGGGGACCGTCCGCACGGTCAAGCTCTAG
- a CDS encoding TFIIB-type zinc ribbon-containing protein yields MEPLICPKCQGSMRVYERSGVTVDQCTECRGIFLDRGELEKLVDAEESYNAPPAAAPLPPQPAPQQPKYDDRRYEDKRRYEDDRYRQQQPYRGKKKKSFFEELFD; encoded by the coding sequence ATGGAACCCTTGATCTGTCCCAAGTGCCAAGGCTCCATGCGCGTCTACGAGCGCAGCGGAGTCACGGTCGACCAGTGCACTGAGTGCCGCGGCATCTTCCTGGATCGGGGTGAGCTGGAGAAGCTCGTCGACGCCGAGGAGAGCTACAACGCGCCCCCGGCGGCGGCCCCGCTGCCACCGCAGCCCGCTCCGCAGCAGCCGAAGTACGACGACCGGCGCTACGAGGACAAGCGCCGCTACGAAGACGACCGCTACCGGCAGCAGCAGCCCTACCGCGGCAAGAAGAAGAAGTCGTTCTTCGAGGAACTGTTCGACTAG
- a CDS encoding class F sortase translates to MALAVGAVLLLIGGYQQVRSSSSAADGRQQTAAGPSSVSGRATPPASAGSAHPSPKPTRPAPPPEVRSAGRLKPGDPVRVSVPSLGISARVLRIRARDRALIPPSNPRLIGWWSEGARPGAAKGSAIITGHTVHDGGGAFDDLGELTTGDAVTVTTTGQRTLRYVVASVTVYRKKALAKQAARIFSQSGPGRLVLVTCEDWDGSAYLSNAVVIAKPTTSRGTP, encoded by the coding sequence GTGGCCCTGGCGGTCGGCGCGGTACTGCTCCTGATCGGCGGCTACCAGCAGGTCAGGAGCAGTTCCTCGGCCGCTGACGGCCGGCAGCAAACGGCTGCCGGCCCGTCGTCGGTCTCCGGCCGCGCGACCCCACCAGCGAGCGCCGGATCGGCCCACCCTTCGCCGAAGCCCACCAGACCGGCGCCTCCTCCCGAGGTCAGAAGCGCGGGTCGGCTCAAACCAGGCGATCCGGTGCGGGTCTCCGTGCCCAGTCTGGGCATCTCCGCTCGCGTGCTCAGGATTCGCGCCCGCGACAGAGCTCTCATCCCGCCGTCGAATCCCCGCTTGATCGGTTGGTGGTCCGAGGGCGCGAGGCCCGGCGCGGCCAAAGGCTCGGCCATCATCACCGGTCATACGGTGCATGACGGTGGTGGCGCATTCGACGACCTCGGTGAATTGACCACCGGTGACGCGGTCACGGTGACCACCACCGGGCAACGCACGCTCCGCTATGTGGTGGCCTCGGTGACCGTCTATCGCAAGAAGGCCCTGGCCAAGCAGGCCGCGCGGATCTTCAGCCAGAGCGGTCCGGGCCGGCTGGTCCTCGTCACCTGCGAGGACTGGGACGGCAGTGCCTATCTGAGCAACGCGGTCGTGATCGCCAAACCCACTACATCTCGGGGCACTCCCTGA
- a CDS encoding AAA family ATPase, with translation MSEQSAGLLGRRRARGLWVKGAKQLGFAKADEKTATVDKPAALESFTKAVELDGGMTDAWLGFHAAGGDADTALDKMVAGIARFGEERDADKRRLSSTFHAGWWFKLTLETTDDVWHAESLRRLGEGDAEAAERAANEVIETGRQHFLLSAVAQLRKRYDEAVRHLRQVPSDGHLGAEAVLRQGMVLAQLEEWGEAETLLRQAAGQQLNELIQVDAEYWLGFVYRGSGKEDAALRQFQWVYGRNPDHRQVAQAVMDPEVVLETHPRDRRKAAEPVVRRGAPTAPALHRQPDWGAVQGILNELDRNVGMEDVKRQVAAVAAQVRAGLMRAERGLPTPKLGGHLIFAGPPGTGKTTVARVVARLYCALGLLAGDTVIETDRSGLVGEYIGQTAVKTNKVVDSALDGVLFIDEAYALRNKNLRSDFGIEAIDTLLKRMEDDRDRLVVIVAGYTKKMAEFLEANPGLRSRFSTRIDFPRYTADQLREIAFRLVDGRGDHMSDDAVVALTAVLDQVCADGRIDELGNARFIRTILEAAAKHRDLRLFQSPGTPTDLELMTLDASDFRSAIDEVLSF, from the coding sequence ATGTCTGAGCAGTCCGCCGGCCTGTTGGGGCGCCGTCGCGCGCGTGGGCTGTGGGTGAAGGGCGCGAAACAGCTCGGATTCGCCAAGGCCGACGAGAAGACCGCCACCGTGGACAAACCGGCCGCGCTGGAGTCGTTCACCAAGGCCGTCGAGCTCGACGGTGGTATGACGGACGCCTGGCTCGGGTTCCACGCGGCGGGCGGCGACGCCGATACCGCGCTGGACAAGATGGTCGCGGGTATCGCCCGGTTCGGCGAGGAGCGGGATGCCGACAAGCGCCGGCTCAGCTCGACCTTCCACGCCGGCTGGTGGTTCAAGCTCACGCTGGAGACCACCGACGACGTCTGGCATGCCGAGTCGTTGCGCCGCCTCGGCGAGGGTGATGCCGAGGCCGCCGAGCGGGCCGCGAACGAGGTGATCGAGACCGGCCGCCAGCATTTCCTGCTCTCTGCTGTCGCCCAGCTGCGCAAGCGGTACGACGAGGCCGTGCGGCATCTCCGCCAGGTCCCGTCCGACGGTCATCTCGGTGCCGAGGCGGTGCTCCGCCAGGGCATGGTGCTGGCCCAGCTGGAGGAGTGGGGCGAGGCCGAGACGCTGTTGCGCCAGGCGGCCGGGCAGCAGCTCAACGAGCTCATCCAGGTCGACGCGGAGTACTGGCTCGGCTTCGTCTACCGCGGCTCGGGCAAGGAGGACGCGGCGCTTCGGCAGTTCCAGTGGGTCTACGGGCGCAATCCCGACCACCGCCAGGTCGCGCAGGCCGTGATGGACCCCGAGGTGGTGCTCGAAACCCATCCGCGCGATCGGCGCAAGGCCGCTGAGCCCGTCGTACGACGTGGGGCCCCGACCGCGCCGGCGTTGCACCGGCAGCCGGACTGGGGTGCGGTGCAGGGCATTCTGAACGAGCTCGACCGCAACGTCGGCATGGAGGACGTCAAACGCCAGGTCGCGGCGGTTGCGGCGCAGGTCAGGGCCGGGCTGATGCGGGCCGAGCGGGGTTTGCCCACGCCCAAGCTCGGCGGCCACCTCATCTTCGCCGGACCGCCCGGTACGGGTAAGACCACCGTCGCGCGCGTGGTGGCCCGGCTGTACTGCGCCCTCGGCCTGCTCGCCGGTGACACGGTCATCGAGACCGACCGGTCAGGGCTGGTCGGGGAGTACATCGGCCAGACCGCCGTGAAGACGAACAAGGTCGTGGACTCCGCGCTGGACGGTGTGCTGTTCATCGACGAGGCCTACGCGTTGCGGAACAAGAATCTCCGCAGCGACTTCGGCATCGAGGCGATCGACACGTTGCTGAAGCGGATGGAGGACGACCGCGATCGGCTGGTGGTCATCGTGGCCGGCTACACCAAGAAGATGGCCGAGTTCCTCGAGGCCAACCCGGGTCTGCGCAGCCGCTTCTCGACCCGGATCGACTTCCCCCGGTACACGGCCGACCAGCTGCGTGAGATCGCGTTCCGGCTGGTCGATGGGCGCGGTGATCACATGAGCGATGACGCTGTCGTCGCGCTCACCGCCGTACTCGATCAGGTCTGTGCGGATGGCCGGATCGACGAGCTGGGTAATGCCCGGTTCATCCGGACCATCCTGGAGGCGGCTGCGAAACACCGCGACCTGCGGCTGTTCCAGTCGCCGGGCACGCCGACGGATCTCGAGCTGATGACGCTCGACGCGTCGGACTTCCGCAGCGCGATCGACGAGGTCCTCAGCTTTTGA
- a CDS encoding penicillin-binding transpeptidase domain-containing protein, which translates to MKRTAIVCLSAALLATSCSDSKPDANGKPDPNDEKAASAAVVKSYAAAWVKAWAPEGKPDAAAALTDNPATFGPQLDGVDTALAVASAKVTPTGEASCADGSNCTQDVAVEAILRGIGTMTWTAKVATVKVGDAWKVKATGDSIYPELGEANYLKRSRTLPPRASILDRTGKPLTSQRQVVTVGVAAGNKATAATYAAFKTYLDVDPARLKKRAVAAPVGQFVDAITIRAEEWYKIQPKMGKLPGVLTMGGTKSLAETPTFARNLIGVMKQADAESLKNAGPTAASSDDVGASALQFVYQQQLAGTPGGVVTLRAKDTKRTVKDVFKQPTKPGTAVKTSIDASLQRAAEKALGTSKLPASLVAIQASTGQILAAANGPTATSYNRAFLGRYAPGSTFKVVTAAALLGTGMTASSPVTCSNTITVFGKTFKNYDALAPYGSGSLQRAFEQSCNTALISNQGKLARDGMVKAAAMFGFGQDTKVSISSYGGTVPAPKDDVEKAASMIGQGTVTASPLQMAMVAATVKNGTALKPVLVPGKDPAGPAASPLPPATASALRAMMRSTVTNGTGKVLAGNGAVSAKTGTAEVVVNGKVTTNGWMIGYRGDVAFAVIVEGGASGSKAAGPILKSFLSQFK; encoded by the coding sequence GTGAAGCGAACTGCGATCGTCTGCCTGAGCGCCGCTCTGCTGGCCACTTCCTGTTCCGATAGCAAACCCGATGCCAATGGCAAGCCGGATCCGAACGACGAGAAGGCCGCCTCGGCCGCGGTGGTGAAGTCGTATGCCGCCGCCTGGGTGAAGGCCTGGGCCCCGGAGGGCAAACCGGATGCCGCCGCCGCGCTGACCGACAACCCGGCCACGTTCGGCCCACAGTTGGACGGGGTCGACACCGCCCTCGCCGTCGCCAGCGCCAAGGTGACGCCAACGGGCGAGGCGTCCTGCGCGGACGGGTCCAACTGCACCCAGGACGTCGCCGTCGAGGCCATTCTGCGCGGTATCGGCACGATGACCTGGACCGCCAAGGTCGCCACCGTCAAAGTCGGCGACGCCTGGAAGGTGAAGGCCACCGGCGACTCGATCTACCCCGAGCTCGGCGAGGCGAACTACCTCAAGCGCTCCCGCACGCTGCCGCCGCGCGCCTCGATCCTCGACCGCACCGGCAAACCGCTCACCTCGCAGCGCCAGGTGGTGACGGTCGGCGTCGCCGCCGGTAACAAGGCCACCGCCGCGACGTACGCCGCCTTCAAGACGTACCTGGACGTTGATCCGGCCCGGCTGAAGAAGCGCGCTGTCGCCGCGCCGGTCGGCCAGTTCGTCGACGCGATCACCATCCGTGCCGAAGAGTGGTACAAGATCCAACCGAAGATGGGCAAGCTGCCCGGCGTGCTGACCATGGGCGGTACCAAGTCACTCGCGGAGACGCCCACCTTCGCCCGGAACCTGATCGGCGTCATGAAGCAGGCCGACGCGGAGTCCCTGAAGAACGCCGGTCCGACCGCCGCGTCGAGTGACGACGTCGGCGCGAGCGCGCTGCAGTTCGTGTACCAGCAGCAGCTCGCCGGCACGCCCGGTGGTGTCGTCACGCTGCGCGCCAAGGACACCAAGCGCACGGTGAAGGACGTCTTCAAGCAGCCCACCAAGCCGGGGACCGCGGTGAAGACCAGCATCGACGCGTCCTTGCAGCGCGCCGCCGAGAAGGCCCTCGGCACCAGCAAGCTGCCCGCCTCGCTGGTCGCGATCCAGGCCTCGACCGGCCAGATCCTCGCGGCGGCGAACGGTCCGACGGCGACCAGCTACAACCGCGCGTTCCTCGGCCGGTATGCGCCGGGTTCGACGTTCAAGGTCGTCACCGCGGCGGCGCTGCTCGGCACCGGGATGACCGCGAGTTCGCCGGTGACCTGCAGCAACACCATCACCGTGTTCGGCAAGACCTTCAAGAACTACGACGCGCTCGCGCCGTACGGGTCGGGCTCGCTGCAGCGCGCGTTCGAGCAGTCCTGCAACACGGCGTTGATCTCGAACCAGGGAAAGCTGGCGCGCGACGGCATGGTCAAGGCCGCCGCGATGTTCGGCTTCGGTCAGGACACGAAGGTGTCGATCTCGTCGTATGGCGGTACCGTGCCGGCGCCGAAGGATGACGTCGAGAAGGCCGCGTCGATGATCGGCCAGGGCACCGTGACCGCCAGCCCGCTGCAGATGGCGATGGTCGCGGCCACAGTCAAGAACGGCACCGCGCTCAAGCCGGTGCTGGTCCCCGGCAAGGACCCGGCCGGTCCCGCCGCGAGCCCGCTGCCGCCGGCCACCGCGTCGGCGTTGCGCGCGATGATGCGCTCCACCGTCACGAACGGTACGGGCAAGGTGCTGGCCGGCAACGGCGCCGTCTCGGCCAAGACCGGCACGGCCGAGGTCGTCGTGAACGGCAAGGTCACCACCAACGGCTGGATGATCGGCTACCGCGGCGACGTCGCCTTCGCGGTCATCGTCGAGGGCGGGGCCTCCGGCTCGAAGGCGGCCGGCCCGATCCTCAAGTCCTTCCTCAGCCAGTTCAAATAA
- a CDS encoding L-rhamnose mutarotase translates to MTRLALHSRLIPGTEEAYETEHATVWPELIAVMTAAGIEDWTIWRSGRDLFHLVECDDFEAAVAKLATDPVDKRWQLHMAQFVEGFAKNPDGLAGQSLRHVWTMSEQTAGADPR, encoded by the coding sequence GTGACCAGACTTGCACTCCACAGCCGCCTGATTCCGGGCACCGAAGAGGCCTACGAGACCGAGCACGCGACGGTTTGGCCCGAGCTGATAGCCGTGATGACCGCCGCCGGTATCGAAGACTGGACCATTTGGCGTAGCGGCCGCGACCTCTTCCATCTGGTCGAGTGCGACGACTTCGAGGCGGCCGTGGCCAAGCTCGCGACCGACCCGGTGGACAAGCGCTGGCAGTTGCACATGGCCCAGTTCGTCGAGGGGTTCGCGAAGAACCCGGACGGCCTGGCCGGTCAGTCCCTGCGGCACGTCTGGACCATGAGCGAGCAAACCGCCGGGGCTGACCCGCGTTAG
- a CDS encoding pirin family protein has protein sequence MSTVEVHRAGERFSTSAGWLESNHSFSFGQHFDPANTGFGLLVVNNDDIVAPGTGFDTHPHRDMEIVTWVLSGGLVHQDSEGHNGVIYPGLAQRMSAGRGILHSERNDSWRITGAAEHTDPVHFVQMWVMPDDTGISPGYEQLEVDDRLRTGELVPVASGLQKHAGEAAIRINQKDAGLYVARLAAGQTVALPTAPYVHLFVALGSAELEGTGVLATGDAARIGAAEAQPATAGPDGAEILVWEMHAGLR, from the coding sequence ATGAGCACTGTCGAGGTCCATCGAGCGGGCGAGCGGTTCAGTACGTCGGCCGGGTGGCTGGAGTCGAACCACTCGTTCTCGTTCGGGCAGCACTTCGATCCGGCGAACACGGGTTTCGGCCTGCTGGTGGTCAACAACGACGACATCGTTGCCCCCGGCACCGGGTTCGACACCCATCCGCACCGGGACATGGAGATCGTCACCTGGGTGCTCAGCGGCGGCCTCGTGCACCAGGATTCCGAGGGCCACAACGGCGTGATCTACCCCGGCCTCGCGCAACGGATGAGCGCCGGCCGCGGCATCCTGCACTCCGAGCGGAACGACTCCTGGCGGATCACCGGCGCCGCCGAGCACACGGACCCAGTGCATTTCGTGCAGATGTGGGTGATGCCGGACGACACCGGCATCAGCCCCGGGTACGAGCAGCTCGAGGTCGACGACCGGCTGCGCACCGGTGAGCTGGTGCCGGTCGCGTCCGGCCTGCAAAAGCACGCCGGCGAGGCCGCGATCCGGATCAACCAGAAAGACGCCGGGCTGTACGTCGCGCGCCTCGCCGCTGGACAGACCGTCGCGCTGCCGACCGCGCCGTACGTGCATCTGTTCGTCGCGCTCGGATCAGCCGAGCTCGAGGGCACGGGCGTGCTCGCGACCGGCGACGCTGCCCGGATCGGCGCCGCCGAGGCGCAGCCGGCGACGGCCGGGCCTGACGGAGCCGAGATCCTGGTTTGGGAGATGCACGCGGGCCTGCGCTAA
- a CDS encoding LysE family transporter, with product MTAALVAGLLAGFGIAIPVGAVATYLVALTARTSLKTGAFAALGVATADGLYALIAAVGGTALAPVLQPILLPLRLISVAVLLALAVRGGVKAVQHYRNHRIAVRRTDAPRHPYLSLLAMTLLNPTTVIYFAALILGSSARLSHWELAVFVLAALAASASWQLVLACGGALLGRVLTGERGRLATALVSSILITGFALHLLF from the coding sequence GTGACCGCGGCGCTGGTCGCGGGGTTGCTGGCCGGCTTTGGTATCGCCATTCCGGTCGGCGCCGTCGCGACGTACCTCGTTGCTCTCACGGCTCGAACCTCCTTGAAAACAGGGGCTTTCGCGGCACTCGGTGTCGCAACGGCTGACGGGCTCTACGCGTTGATAGCAGCCGTTGGCGGGACCGCCCTTGCTCCTGTGTTGCAGCCGATCTTGCTACCACTGCGGTTGATCTCTGTGGCGGTACTACTCGCACTGGCTGTTCGGGGAGGCGTCAAGGCTGTCCAGCACTACCGCAACCACCGGATCGCTGTACGACGTACAGACGCGCCACGCCATCCGTACCTCAGCCTGCTGGCCATGACGTTGCTGAACCCGACCACGGTGATCTACTTCGCGGCACTCATCCTCGGCAGTTCTGCCAGGTTGAGCCACTGGGAGCTGGCGGTGTTCGTTCTAGCCGCGTTGGCCGCCTCTGCGAGTTGGCAGTTGGTGCTGGCCTGTGGAGGCGCCTTACTCGGCCGCGTCCTGACAGGAGAGCGCGGGCGCCTCGCGACGGCCTTGGTGTCCAGCATCCTGATCACCGGGTTTGCGCTGCACTTGCTGTTCTAG
- a CDS encoding S1C family serine protease, producing the protein MTEKQPQQNQPGDDVQAGGSASHSTPTSGSTPSGQPQQGAMPSFGSTPQDGATQPLPTTGSGQPSFGGGSYGSGSFGSGQFGSGQHAQQQYAPPQGGYGQGAHSQGAQQYGNAGAYQGTSPGQPYWSPQGQVGQPGHAGESGQPPVAPPPQNKAKRRGLALVATTALLVGTAGGVAGAAVYSATNDTPGANPSVTSPLTGGQAAPIAAPDGSIQKAAAQVLPSVVKIGVMTSQGAGTGSGIVISKDGLIVTNNHVVAGAAEGGKISVMLNDGRTIAATIVGTDPLTDLAVIRASAKDLTPATLGASGKLQVGQQVVAIGSPFGLEATVTSGIVSALGRPVTSGDGGDSTTVFPAVQTDAAINPGNSGGALIDLAGQVVGINSAIKTAGGSGQSAGGNIGLGFAIPIDQAKPIIDELVAKGKATHARLGVTVGDAESTDGLQQGAKIGEVTPGGAADKAGLKAGDVVTAVNGKAVASGDALVAAVRSHRPDEEVTITYNRGSATGQTAKAKLGSDGGKPTG; encoded by the coding sequence ATGACCGAGAAGCAGCCGCAGCAGAACCAGCCGGGGGACGACGTTCAGGCCGGCGGTTCCGCTTCCCACTCCACCCCCACCTCCGGCTCGACCCCTTCGGGTCAGCCGCAACAGGGGGCCATGCCGTCCTTCGGTTCGACTCCGCAGGACGGCGCTACCCAACCACTGCCGACCACCGGTTCGGGCCAGCCGTCTTTCGGCGGCGGGTCGTACGGAAGCGGATCCTTCGGATCGGGGCAGTTCGGATCTGGGCAGCACGCCCAACAGCAGTACGCACCTCCGCAGGGCGGATACGGACAGGGTGCGCACTCGCAGGGCGCGCAGCAGTACGGCAACGCCGGGGCGTATCAGGGGACGTCCCCCGGGCAGCCGTACTGGTCACCGCAGGGTCAGGTCGGGCAGCCTGGTCACGCGGGTGAGTCAGGGCAGCCCCCGGTCGCTCCGCCGCCGCAGAACAAGGCGAAGCGCCGGGGACTGGCCCTGGTCGCCACCACCGCACTACTGGTCGGCACGGCCGGCGGGGTGGCGGGAGCGGCCGTCTACTCGGCAACGAACGACACGCCCGGCGCCAACCCGTCGGTGACCTCACCGCTGACGGGTGGGCAGGCCGCGCCGATCGCCGCGCCGGACGGATCCATCCAGAAGGCGGCGGCCCAGGTGCTGCCGTCGGTGGTGAAGATCGGCGTGATGACCTCACAGGGTGCCGGCACCGGGTCCGGCATCGTGATCAGCAAGGACGGGCTGATCGTCACCAACAACCACGTGGTCGCCGGAGCGGCCGAGGGCGGCAAGATCTCGGTGATGCTGAACGACGGCCGGACGATCGCCGCCACCATCGTCGGCACCGACCCGCTCACCGATCTCGCCGTGATCCGGGCCTCGGCCAAGGATCTGACGCCCGCCACTCTCGGCGCGAGCGGCAAACTGCAGGTCGGCCAGCAGGTGGTCGCGATCGGTTCGCCGTTCGGACTCGAGGCGACCGTGACCAGTGGCATCGTGTCGGCACTCGGCCGGCCCGTGACTTCCGGGGACGGCGGCGACAGCACCACCGTTTTCCCCGCCGTACAGACCGACGCCGCCATCAACCCCGGTAACTCCGGCGGCGCATTGATCGACCTCGCAGGTCAGGTGGTCGGTATCAACTCCGCGATCAAGACCGCCGGCGGATCGGGACAATCCGCCGGCGGGAACATCGGCCTGGGCTTCGCAATCCCGATCGACCAGGCCAAGCCGATCATCGACGAGCTGGTGGCCAAGGGCAAGGCCACCCACGCGAGGCTCGGCGTGACGGTGGGCGATGCGGAGTCGACCGACGGGCTTCAGCAGGGGGCCAAGATCGGCGAGGTGACGCCGGGCGGTGCAGCGGACAAGGCCGGATTGAAGGCGGGCGATGTGGTGACCGCCGTCAACGGCAAGGCGGTCGCGTCAGGGGACGCGCTGGTCGCCGCGGTTCGCTCGCACCGCCCGGATGAGGAAGTGACGATCACGTACAACCGCGGCTCGGCCACCGGCCAGACCGCGAAGGCGAAACTCGGCTCGGACGGTGGCAAACCGACCGGCTGA
- a CDS encoding sensor histidine kinase produces the protein MSAPPPLPPPQGFKPSSQTQRARDWWRDRLLRLTLHSRVTLLAAVTVGLAVAIVSISAYLTVRQQMYRNLDDSLVGRAEGAVNSGVLTVAENIQGIPPDAVGLSDQQIGLVTASGDSYASPEYKPPINTPELAVATNQGDPSVRTVGYAGGPHFRVAAVAAGGICPRGYDGECPNSVREPGALVVAQSLSSIDRTLHNLGVVLWAVGIIGVIGAALAGNAIAQSGLRPLARLTGAAEHIARTADLRPIPVTGTDEISRLAQAFNAMLAALAQSQDRQRRLVGDAGHELRTPLTSIRTNLDLLAQADQRGGLSAEDRRQLLDDVRAQMDELTTLIGDLTELARDTPQNRGFELIELSNVVEDAVIKVRRRAPGTEWDVQLTPFPVWGDERLLGRAATNLLDNAAKYSPSGGRVVVRLLDGVLTVTDSGPGIAEADLPHVFERFYRSTEARSRPGSGLGLAIVKHAAEQHGGMIYARNAPPMGAQFTLWLPHAATQSRQPAPTL, from the coding sequence GTGAGTGCCCCACCTCCACTGCCTCCGCCGCAGGGGTTCAAGCCGTCCAGTCAGACGCAGCGGGCGCGGGACTGGTGGCGCGACAGGCTGCTGCGCCTGACTCTGCACTCGCGTGTGACGTTGCTGGCGGCCGTCACGGTCGGTCTGGCCGTCGCGATCGTCAGCATCTCGGCGTACCTGACCGTGCGGCAGCAGATGTACCGCAACCTGGACGACAGTCTGGTCGGCCGCGCGGAGGGTGCGGTCAACTCAGGCGTTCTGACCGTGGCGGAGAACATCCAGGGAATCCCGCCGGACGCGGTCGGCCTGAGCGATCAGCAGATCGGCCTGGTCACCGCCAGCGGCGACAGCTATGCGAGCCCGGAATACAAGCCGCCCATCAACACACCCGAACTGGCCGTCGCCACGAACCAGGGTGACCCCAGTGTGCGAACCGTCGGCTATGCCGGCGGTCCGCACTTCCGGGTGGCGGCGGTCGCCGCCGGGGGGATCTGCCCCAGAGGCTACGACGGAGAGTGCCCGAATTCGGTGCGGGAGCCTGGCGCACTAGTAGTGGCCCAATCACTCAGCTCGATCGACAGGACCCTGCACAACCTGGGCGTTGTGTTGTGGGCCGTAGGCATCATCGGTGTGATCGGCGCGGCCTTGGCCGGTAATGCGATCGCGCAGTCCGGTCTGCGGCCGTTGGCCCGTCTGACGGGTGCGGCCGAGCACATCGCCCGTACGGCGGACCTGCGGCCCATCCCGGTCACAGGAACGGACGAGATCTCCCGGCTGGCGCAGGCGTTCAACGCGATGCTTGCCGCCTTGGCGCAGTCCCAGGATCGCCAGCGCCGTCTAGTCGGTGATGCCGGCCACGAGTTGCGCACACCGCTCACGAGCATCCGGACCAACCTGGACCTACTCGCCCAGGCAGACCAGCGTGGCGGGCTCTCCGCCGAGGATCGACGCCAGCTGCTGGACGACGTACGGGCCCAGATGGACGAGCTGACCACGTTGATCGGCGACCTGACCGAGCTGGCCCGCGATACCCCGCAGAACCGCGGCTTCGAGCTGATCGAACTCTCGAACGTCGTCGAGGACGCGGTGATCAAGGTACGGCGCCGCGCCCCCGGGACCGAGTGGGACGTGCAACTCACGCCATTCCCGGTCTGGGGCGACGAGCGGTTGCTCGGCCGTGCCGCCACGAACCTGCTCGACAACGCCGCGAAGTACAGCCCGTCGGGCGGGCGCGTGGTGGTGCGCCTGCTGGACGGCGTACTGACCGTGACCGACTCCGGCCCGGGTATCGCCGAGGCGGATCTGCCGCACGTCTTCGAGCGGTTCTACCGTTCCACCGAGGCGCGCAGCCGGCCCGGTTCCGGTCTCGGCCTCGCCATCGTGAAACACGCGGCCGAGCAGCACGGCGGCATGATCTACGCCCGCAACGCCCCACCCATGGGCGCCCAGTTCACCCTCTGGCTCCCCCACGCCGCCACCCAATCCCGCCAACCCGCGCCCACCCTCTGA